The proteins below are encoded in one region of Ursus arctos isolate Adak ecotype North America unplaced genomic scaffold, UrsArc2.0 scaffold_24, whole genome shotgun sequence:
- the LGALS9 gene encoding galectin-9 isoform X1 → MAFSGSQPPYLSPGIPFSGKIQGGLQDGLKITIKGTVLYCSGTRFAVNFHSGYGDNDIAFHFNPRFEEGGYVVCNTKQNGSWGPEERKMHMPFQMGNPFELCFLVDSWDFKVAVNGNHFVQYSHRVPFHRVDTLSVTGAVQLSYIGFQNTRVNFTQPAFSTVQFSQTPCFTPKPRGRKPKSAGIWPVNSAPITQTVIHTVQSSPGQPFPNPIVPPMAYPTSVYPMPFFTSIPGGLYPSKSIFVSGTVLPTAQRFHINLRSGSDIAFHLNPRFDENVVVRNTQINSSWGCEERSLPQKMPFARGRSFSVWITCEGYGLKVAVDGQHLLEYSHRLKNLPAINSLEVGGDVQLSHVQT, encoded by the exons ATGGCCTTCAGCGGCTCCCAGCCTCCCTACCTGAGTCCA GGCATCCCCTTCTCCGGGAAAATCCAGGGGGGTCTCCAGGATGGACTGAAAATCACTATCAAGGGGACCGTTCTTTACTGCAGTGGAACCAG GTTTGCTGTGAACTTTCACAGTGGCTACGGTGACAATGACATTGCCTTCCACTTCAACCCTCGGTTTGAGGAGGGTGGCTACGTGGTCTGTAACACGAAGCAGAACGGATCCTGGGGCCCGGAGGAAAGGAAGATGCATATGCCCTTCCAGATGGGAAATCCATTTGAGCTCTGCTTCCTGGTGGACAGCTGGGATTTCAAG GTGGCGGTGAACGGGAACCATTTTGTGCAGTACTCACACCGCGTGCCCTTCCACCGTGTGGACACCCTCTCTGTCACCGGGGCTGTGCAGCTGTCCTACATTGGCTTCCAG aACACCCGAGTAAACTTTACCCAGCCTGCCTTCTCCACGGTGCAGTTCTCCCAGACTCCCTGTTTCACACCCAAGCCCAGGGGGCGAAAGCCAAAA TCTGCAGGCATTTGGCCAGTCAACTCGGCTCCCATT ACTCAAACTGTCATCCACACGGTGCAGAGCAGCCCTGGACAGCCGTTCCCT AATCCTATTGTCCCACCTATGGCGTACCCCACCTCAGTCTAT CCGATGCCTTTCTTCACCTCCATCCCGGGTGGGCTGTACCCCTCCAAGAGCATCTTCGTGTCAGGCACTGTCCTGCCCACTGCCCAGAG GTTCCACATCAACTTGCGCTCCGGGAGTGACATCGCCTTCCACCTGAACCCCCGTTTCGATGAGAACGTCGTTGTCCGCAACACGCAGATCAACAGCTCTTGGGGGTGTGAGGAGCGAAGCCTGCCCCAAAAAATGCCTTTTGCCCGAGGCCGGAGCTTCTCG GTGTGGATCACGTGTGAAGGCTACGGCCTCAAGGTGGCCGTGGATGGTCAGCACCTGCTGGAATACTCCCACCGTCTGAAGAATCTGCCTGCCATCAACAGCCTGGAAGTGGGGGGCGACGTGCAGCTGAGCCACGTGCAGACATAG
- the LGALS9 gene encoding galectin-9 isoform X2 translates to MAFSGSQPPYLSPGIPFSGKIQGGLQDGLKITIKGTVLYCSGTRFAVNFHSGYGDNDIAFHFNPRFEEGGYVVCNTKQNGSWGPEERKMHMPFQMGNPFELCFLVDSWDFKVAVNGNHFVQYSHRVPFHRVDTLSVTGAVQLSYIGFQSAGIWPVNSAPITQTVIHTVQSSPGQPFPNPIVPPMAYPTSVYPMPFFTSIPGGLYPSKSIFVSGTVLPTAQRFHINLRSGSDIAFHLNPRFDENVVVRNTQINSSWGCEERSLPQKMPFARGRSFSVWITCEGYGLKVAVDGQHLLEYSHRLKNLPAINSLEVGGDVQLSHVQT, encoded by the exons ATGGCCTTCAGCGGCTCCCAGCCTCCCTACCTGAGTCCA GGCATCCCCTTCTCCGGGAAAATCCAGGGGGGTCTCCAGGATGGACTGAAAATCACTATCAAGGGGACCGTTCTTTACTGCAGTGGAACCAG GTTTGCTGTGAACTTTCACAGTGGCTACGGTGACAATGACATTGCCTTCCACTTCAACCCTCGGTTTGAGGAGGGTGGCTACGTGGTCTGTAACACGAAGCAGAACGGATCCTGGGGCCCGGAGGAAAGGAAGATGCATATGCCCTTCCAGATGGGAAATCCATTTGAGCTCTGCTTCCTGGTGGACAGCTGGGATTTCAAG GTGGCGGTGAACGGGAACCATTTTGTGCAGTACTCACACCGCGTGCCCTTCCACCGTGTGGACACCCTCTCTGTCACCGGGGCTGTGCAGCTGTCCTACATTGGCTTCCAG TCTGCAGGCATTTGGCCAGTCAACTCGGCTCCCATT ACTCAAACTGTCATCCACACGGTGCAGAGCAGCCCTGGACAGCCGTTCCCT AATCCTATTGTCCCACCTATGGCGTACCCCACCTCAGTCTAT CCGATGCCTTTCTTCACCTCCATCCCGGGTGGGCTGTACCCCTCCAAGAGCATCTTCGTGTCAGGCACTGTCCTGCCCACTGCCCAGAG GTTCCACATCAACTTGCGCTCCGGGAGTGACATCGCCTTCCACCTGAACCCCCGTTTCGATGAGAACGTCGTTGTCCGCAACACGCAGATCAACAGCTCTTGGGGGTGTGAGGAGCGAAGCCTGCCCCAAAAAATGCCTTTTGCCCGAGGCCGGAGCTTCTCG GTGTGGATCACGTGTGAAGGCTACGGCCTCAAGGTGGCCGTGGATGGTCAGCACCTGCTGGAATACTCCCACCGTCTGAAGAATCTGCCTGCCATCAACAGCCTGGAAGTGGGGGGCGACGTGCAGCTGAGCCACGTGCAGACATAG